Below is a genomic region from Carassius auratus strain Wakin chromosome 2, ASM336829v1, whole genome shotgun sequence.
CTAACCTTCAGAGACACAGACGTTGAGACAGTAAATTTTGCTCAGCCGTTAATAGGACGGTTTCTTTATAGCATCAGGTATTGGAAGAAGAttgcttctcttctcttctcttctcttctcttctcttctcttctcttctcttctcttctcttctcttctcttctcttctcttctcttctcatcaTCTTATCTCTTCTTTTTCACCACTTTTTCCTTTAGCCGAGGGATACGCTGCGTTCCAGGAGGACAGTTCTGCCGATGAGGCCGAGAGCCCGTCTAAGATGAAGCGCTCCAAGGGCATCAACGTCTTCAAGAAGCCCAGTTTCTCCAAGAAGAAAGAAAAGGACTTCAAAGTGAAGGAAAAGGGGCCTAAAGAGGAGAAGGCCAAGGACAAGAAGTCCAAAGACCTGACGGCAGCGGATGTGGTGAAACAGtggaaagagaagaagaagaagaaaaagcccAGCGCCGAGCCCGAACCTGTCATCACAGAAGCGGCGACGACGTTCCGGCCGATCTTCGGAGCGCCTTTAGCGGAAGCGGTGAGGAGAACGGCGCTGTATGATGGGATACAGCTCCCGGCCGTCTTCAGAGAGTGTGTGGATTACATCGAGAGCTACGGCATGAAATGTGAAGGCATCTATCGTGTCTCTGGTACGACCCTGTTCTATTTCCTGTTAACTGAAATctcatgtttatgtttatgttaatttaaaggaatattctgggttgtCTTCGATTATTGCACACAATAATTTTCAGTAATGCACTGacctaatattaattattaatgagtattttattattaacctaAAATGTCACAAATAAAAAGGTCCTATTATTTATCAAATTCTCTAATAAAATATATGAGGGAGAAATcaaattattaacattaatagaATATTCTTTATTAAGCTAATTTCCTTGACTCTAATTTGGGATGGCACCCTGTTACCAGggtgtaaaattttattttttctcctacCAGACAAACTTTTTTTGccatccatttttattttgtcaatttaaatatatataaaatgaacaacaacaaaaaaaaaacattaattatacagttcaaacatttggggttgtAAGAgtttcttaatgttttttaaaagaagtctcttatgcttaccaaggctgtgattatttgatcaaaaatacaatacagtaattttgtaaaatattattacaatttaaaataactatattcgATTGCAATAGATTTtcaaatggaatttattcctgtgatgccaagctgaattttcagcaggcatcagttgtgctgcttaatatttttttgtggaaaccagattctgtgatgaataaaatttaaaagaacataatttacttgaaatataGATCTTTTGTgactataaatatttttactgtcacttttgagcaatctAAAgtaaccttgctgaataaaaaaaactgcatcttactgaccccaaacagcagtgtatatattaaattgaacaaatgtgcaaagcaaataataataaaaactctttAATCTCAATGTGTTTTCACATCTGTGTCCAAAATGTTTCCACGTTGTTCCTGCAGGTATGAAGTCAAAGGTTGACGAGCTGAAAGCAGCGTACGACCGTGAGGAGTGTCCGTGTCTGGAGGAGTATGATCCTCACACGGTGGCCAGTCTGTTGAAGCAGTACCTGCGAGAGCTGCCTGATAACCTGGTGGGTAAAGAGCTGGTCCAGCGTTTGGAGGAGGCCTGCGGGCGGCCCAGCGAGGCAGAGAAACTGCAGgagtttcagaggctcctgggggaAGTTCCCGTGGGGAGCAGACTCCTCCTGGCCTGGCTCATCACTCACATGGACCACGTCATCGCCCGCGAGACTGACACCAAGATGAACATCCAGAACATCTCTATTGTGCTCAATCCCACCGTACAGGTGACTTTATAATCTACAGGTGCTGTTTGCTTGATGCCTTATTCTACAGTTTTATTGGCAggtctgaaaatgttttaaaaaatgaacatGCTACATTAATCAATTCTTCAATTggaattattataaaacataccactattataaaatataacaataatttatacattaacatttatattgaaatattattatagaatatTTTAGGCATGTAGAAGGACttttaacatggatttacaaTCAGATGAtcgttttaatcttttttttttccttaatatgAATTTTCTGAAAATTAGGCATGCTTATTTACTATAATTTTTGTTGttaataaaaaactgtttttcatgttttatcaATCCACACTCTTTCTTCTCACATTAAAACAGATAAGCTTTAGTGGAGTAAATATTGTGAGTGATATTAGCCATTTTTTACAATTGCAATATTACaagacattattttttatgttttaatgataaatgcatttatttacttgtttttttaaacttttaggtCTATAGAAGAACATTTCTTAACACAGGATGATTTGATTACATTCTCACCCATATGAAATCaagatgatttaaataaaatttatgtttTCTTCCGCTTATTTAACATTATAACTAATTACTATTTCAAATACTGGATTTCAAGTTTCTTGTATTACTTCATAATCTTTTTGAAAATATCATGAACAATAATGGTCCTTTTTTCCATGTGCAatacaaaaagttaattttgtaTCCTGGATTGAAGTACATAGTAAAGATTTTATTCTGTACGGGAAGTTTAGTATAGTAAAATGTTGCAAACTTGCTAATCACCATTAATAGTCTTAGAGTAGATGGTTTTGGACACATTGTTCTGCTCTCAGACTGAAGGCTGTTCTACTTTATAGTCTCTCAGGACACCGGAGGATAGAGGTGCCCTCATACTGCtaatgagatctttgtttggggTCATTTTTATTTGAGAGGTGACTGCAAATGATGCGAAGAAGAGGGAGTAGCATGATTGGGCAATAACAATTAATTTACCTTCTATAAACTGTGGTTCTGTCTTATTTTAATGTTCACCATGGCTGTTTATGCTTGACACAAAATCAATCCATTGCTCTTTCTGGTTTGTAGATTGGGAATCGTGTGCTGTACGTGTTTTTCACTCACGTCCGCGAGCTGTTCGGTGATGTGGTTCTGAAGCCGGTCGTCCATCCTCTGCGTTGGTCCAATATGGCCACCATGCCGACCCTACCTGAGACCCAGGAGAGCATTAAAGAGGAGATCCGCAGACAGGTGGGCCACAGAACTGACACAACACAGCTATAGCCCTACACTTCCAATAAAAGAAGAGGCTCGATCTCACAAACATATCTAACAGGACAAAACTTACAAGGAAGATGACAAAATTCTCTTTTGCATAAGGAATAATGCACCTTTTTAGGACTGTTATGATTTTCatgacaattttgtcattttgaGATCCAGATCATGTGATTTACCTGGAAGAGGAAGCTGTATCATGGAAgatgttttacataaaattatttgttttattgcaaaTGTGACTCTAGAACAGGGAAATGCGTGCGATATTCAAAACAGGAGATGAATCCAAACTTTGTGAGCGAGGAGAGACTGGAAACAAAAACAGTTCTGGAgcagaaaaatgaaaacagtccTGATTTGTGTGAAACTATAGCTGCTGTCACATGACTTGGACAAACTTACAATAACAGAACATTTAATGGCTCAAAAGGTTAAAGTCAATAGATATCATACAGAGAGATTATAGAGTTATTAAATGTAtgcagctcagatcatttgatgagaaatatttatataaatatttgagtTCTTTGAAATCTCTGATTTTTAATTGCAGAtttctgagcacagtttgagatctTTTTCTCAAGAGGAACTTTATTTGCTCTAAGACAGCTGAGATTTGTTGAGATCTTGTTTGTGAGTTATAGTGAAACCAAAAATTGTCAGCATAAAAAAGCATTTTCTATGCCAGCCAAACAGAAATCTTTGACCAAAACAGTGCCATTTATTAAGTGCTTCTCCGATGGCACGTATTATACTTTTACTCAACCAgttagtttagttttataaaatatatgtttgaatACATCTGCTATGAATAAATCTGTCATGAtggtatgttatgtttatatgttaTCAACAAATTGGAACAGGAACAGAATTCTAGTTCATCCAATTTAAacgtttatataaatatatatatttggaaactTCTCACTTTTCGGTGTTTGtgtaaaaagttaatttcagtgcATCACTATCATTTTACACGCGTGCATGTGTTTTTCTGCAGGAGTTCCTCTTGAACCGTCTGCACAGAGATCTGCAGGCCGGTGTGAAGGATCTGTCTAAGGAGGAGAGACTCTGGGAGGTGCAGCGGATCGTCACTGCACTGAAACGCAAGCTTCGCGAGGCCAAGAGACAGGCAAGAGATCTGACCCCTGACCCTTGCTTTACTAGACATCAGCACAGTCTCAGAATAAGATTTTCTGAAACACGTTCTGTTTTTTTCTAAAGCGTCTGCGCATTTGCGCTCCGGAGGGGTAAACAACCATGACCTGCGCTCTCCATGAAGAGCAGAAGTTTAATTATAATGAGCGCGTCGTACCGCGTGCACTTTGCGACTGTGTCACTTCCAAAATGAACACGCTTGCTGTGcgtctacatttgaaataacaacTTGAGCATGCAAAAGACATGATATGTGAATGACCCCTAATGCTTAAAAATTAAGAACGTTATAAGGCCAAATGCAGAGAGGTATTGGGTAGAAATTAGGAAAATGTATTATATGGAAGAATTAAAGGATAGTtctcacaaaaatgaaaatgttttccccaccctcaagccatcctagattCTACATAATCTGCTGGAACACCACTCGCTCGTGAACGCATGCACGACAGTtagcagaagctagagattacggTTAATTGTTAAgtgtaaatatggatatttttcttacacaaatgcattgctTTGCTTCAAAAGACCAGAGAAGCTGTGTGGAGCACTTCTTATGATGGATggatttactttattttgtttcaaaatttcaacacccattcactgccattataaagcttggaaaagccaggacatttttttatataactctgattgtatccgtctgaaagaagaaaatatatacacctaggatagcttgaggatgagtaaatcatggggtgatgttcatttttggatgaactatccctttaacctttATTTTGAGACTTAAAAGGGATCTGTTTCCAATTTTTTGGGAGaaatgtttggattattgtaatgtaatttttgttattatcaatgATTGTGTATATGTAAACCTATGTCTGCCTCAAAAAAATCAATGTTAACAAAGACAGCAATGAATGAACAAATCACAACAATTATTAATGACATGAAACCAGATttatttttagagtttttttaaatcaaagataAACTCTGAAAACCCTTTTGATtgtatatgttgtttatatttatttactttttgctgTTTAGTAGCTGTCAGTTAGCATGatgctaaattataaaaaaacaaaaatcttaattgTAGGCCGCTTCTGTAAGAAACTGCTCactaaaaacaaatgtttgtttaatttatgcCCCATTATTTTTCATCATGTCACACTTCCAGAAAGCTCCTCATGTGTGGTTTCTTCTCTGTCCCTCTGAATCTGCAGGAGTGTGAGACTAAAATCGCACAGGAAATCGCCAGCCTATCTAAAGAGGACGTATCAAAGGAGGAGATGTCTGAGAACGAGGAGGAAGTCATTAATCTTCTCCTAGCACAGGTGAGGCCACCTGCTCGAACGCTAGCGCTACTTTCACTGTGTTTCAGATGCTGCTTTGACACTCAAACGGCTTTCTGACAGATAAACAAATCAGCTGGTCAATGATAAGCAGCACTGTACTTTGCATAGCATACGTCACATCTGTTTTTAACACATTGTGAACCAACAGAAACACATAATGTGCAGATGCTGGCATGTGAAAGATGTCTCTTTTTTCTGTCATATAGCATGTTCCAACTCTGCCCTACAGTTTTCTGCGCCTGTGGATTGTGATGCAGCCGATGATTCTCTCTGTGTGATGTTTGGTTTGTTTCTCTACCTCCCCCTGCAGGAGAATGAGATCCTAACAGAGCAGGAGGAGCTGATATCACTGGAGCAGGTGCTGCGGAGGCAGATCGCCACAGAGAAAGAAGAAATTGAGCGACTACGTGCGGAGATCGCAGATATACAGAGGTGAGAGGTCACACACAGGTGAAGTTATCAAACTTAGTGctaattttaataatgcatgatttctgtGGGTAGCAActtttctcttctgctcaccaaatgTACGGtcacataattcttcagaaatcattctaatatgctgatttgcttaagAAAGAGCTGaaaagtgttgaaaacagctgtgcctTAGTAAGCATAAtaatcttctttcaaaaacatgaattaGTTGTTATTTATTCCACACTTTAATGTTTGTGTGATTGCCAGTAAATTTTAATCAAAACAGGGCTACAGTCAATTtagcagatgtaaaaaaaatgcaaggGTCAtcttactttttctttctttgactttttttgattgtttttcattttctgcttgaaatgacacacacacacacagccgtcaGCAGGGTCGCAGTGAAACAGAGGAGTATTCATCAGACAGCGAGAGCGAGAGTGAAGATGAAGAGGAACTGCAGATGATTCTAGAAGACCTACAGAAACAGAACGAAGAGCTGGAGGTGAGAAGGAAGGACGGGAGGATTTGTACAAAGTTAAAATTTGAATGACTATTTGCTGAGCCCTGTTCTCTTTAGTGACTGTTTCTAACTTTGTCAAGCTTTcctattttgctttttttattgcgTTAAGTCTAATTGAGTAAATTacattagaaattattattattattattattattattattattattattattattattattattattattattattaaatgtgtccAAAGAAAACCGTTTACAGGTTTACAAAACAAGTAATTCTGGCTCTAAAATCTAATTGGAAAAACCAGGTTTAAAATTGCTGAAAATAGTCAACATACCAgcgttattttaatatcattgaggTAATAGTGTTATAGTAATATTATggatttcattaatattttcatttatgtttatattgtaatttttgttaaaaaaaaaatatatatatatatatatatatatatatatatatatatatatatatatatatatatatatatatatatatatataatttatttatttatttatttttagtgtgtttttgtcagAAATTTTTAGTTCAGATATTttagtttagatatttttatttatttcagtgagtattcattttatttacagtaaaaaaaatgaaattcaagtaccatcctacattttttttttttatcaataagtATATAGTTTCATTCTGATATacatcacaaaagaaaaaaaatcgattttGCCAGTTGTAATGTGCACAGCAGATTGGCATCCATAAATGTCTTATTGcttaattatattatttgctgCTTAGAATTTGGCCTAAACTACTTATTAAATTATATGCAtctttaattttgtttctttctctGCAGAATAAAAACACTCATCTGAATCAGGCCATCCATGAAGAACAGGAGGCCATATTGGAACTGCGTGTTCAGCTCCGCCTCCTTCAGAGCCACAAGCTACAACAGGAGCTCACAGCCCCGCCCACTTCTGAACAGGCCCCACCCTCCCAGCCCAGCCCAGAGGAACGATCTAGAGTGGACGAGCCAATCAAACGCACCGCAGCGGTCGCCATAGAAACCACTGCCGCAACCGCTGCCGTCCCAGCCAATGGGAAGCCTGGAAAAGATGTCACGAAGCCATCGCCCAGCAAAGACAAGAGGGAGGCCAACCAGTAAACCATCTGACCATCAGTACACCTGCGCTTGTGTTTGCTCATCACAAGACTGTGACATCTTGGGTCAAAGGTCAGCAAGGTGAAGTGAGATGTTCATTACACTGGGAGAAATCTGGACAGCATGTGATGTGATCGGACACGATCTGTGATCTGTAGGTCAGTAGGTCTAAAGAGAGGCGAGTGtgggaaacatttctgattagaTTAACTATAGAGTGAAAGTGGATTCTTTTGATCGGTTTAAGTTTGTATGTGAAATTGCAGCAGCACAATCAGATCTTTGTGAATGCTCAGATTCGAAGTGCCCTTTGACCCCAGTCTAAAAAGAGaggctaaatctttttttttccctaaatAGTTAAGAGTGTTAGAGGTTTGTGTTTAAAAATCTCATCTGTTCAGGTCAATTTTactccaaaatcaaaagaaaaaattatattatattatattatattatattatattatattatattatattatattatattatattatattatattatattatattatattatattatattatattatattatattatattatattatattatattatattatattatgcattaaGAGCATTAAGCCTGTTTTCAttaagcctgtttttttttttgcattctaacattatttacattactaTTAAGCACTTTCCAGATAATAACTTTTCACTTTCTCAGTaccttaattcaaataaaatgtcattctCACAGAAATGtggaaatatagaaaaatattgatattatttaCGTGATAAagtatatatcattatattattgtttGTACTGAATTCATGccaatttaaatagaaataaatgtaactatagtATTTTAAGTGCAAACTGTCCTTAATAGCCATTAAagtaatgtcacaatgcaaaaaaaaaaaaaaaaaattctgcaaacATGTTTTTCCTTTCGATTTtgggttaaaatatacaaaagCCCATTTCCACAAAAGTAGTTGAAacttattatttcaaatatttcagtaaaaaaaaaaaagtcggaaTTGTGAGCTATAAATTCAGAATTCAGACTTTTCAGAGTTTAACTTTTgcaactctgtttttttttttttttatcacaggatAAATTTATAAAaggtaattttgactttttatctcacaattcaggcTTTGTTTCTTGCAGTTACTAGTTTATCTCTTCATTCTGAAGTGGAAAAAGGTCAGATTTATGAGATGTAAACTCTGAGCTTCAAGATAAAAAGCTGCAGTTACCTTTATTAATTCCATGGAGTAAACAGACTTTCATAGAAATGTGACATGTTGTCTTAAAATTCACATAAATACTTCAAGCATTTCAAGAAACTAAGCCATTAATAGGATGTTATGACACAACCTTTAATTGCAGCCTGTGTGAAAACTCCAAACCACAGGTGACGAACATCCGTATCTTCTGCGATCACGTTACATTCAGTGCGAAAACTGCAATCATTTCAGACAAGCAGATTTACTTTACTGTTTATTATTAaccaatgcattttatttatgcagTTTGGCTTAAAATTTAATCCAGAAGGAGAAATTACACTGAGAAATATCCTGGATGTCCATTGCCAATTCAAAAATAAGGTTATAAAAAATCAAAATCGTCTGCCGGCTCTCCTGTTGTGGGTCCAGGTCTAGAACCAAGATCAAAATCAGTGAAAGTCAGTGAAAATgaagttgtgtgtttgtgaatgcacTGTGCCATAGGTGACTGAGTGAAGGTGCACAGAAGAGCTACTTTGAAGATGCTCTGGGACATTGTAATACAGCTAGCTAGATTGTATTTTTACCTATTAGGATATTTAAAGGAGACTGTTATGAtcgtttattataaatatttaataatcattatatGTAAACATCTAAGATCTGCACTTACAGAATGAGAATAAGTCGATTGGCGTTTATTGTGGAGttggtaacatttttattttttccgtACGTTCATGTAATGCCACGTGttgtttttgtaaaacaaattttGTGAAGCACAAGGATACTTTTGATCACTGATGAAGTTTGAGGGGTTATTATGAGTGGTTTTAATAAGTGTAGGTGATCagaatcaaatgaaaaatattttgcataaaacaaaTTATGCTTATGATTTAAAGAAACCtaattttctttctgcaaaatatcttatttttctgttgatttggggtgaaatatgagcaTTCAGTTTTTCAGAGATCCACCCGACTGGTCCTGAAGCTTTGACACAGTTGTTCCAGATGTTCTGACACACTGATCCAGAGTCATTTTGGAAACTTGCACTAGATTGTCaccaatttttccttttttataccAATATTCTGTTAGTTTCACGTTATtttgtgattcattttttttctaaagtgcTTGTTGAATGCTAGTGTACTACtggattattgtattttattcatcTCTTTCAGATGTAACACATTTCCACCctcattttgttttggtttgatttctctctttatttcttgTCATGCTGTCCAGGAAGTTACATTTCAGAAGTACTGTATAATTCTATTGACAGACTTTTTGACTTATTGTCATTTGTatgctatgtaaaaaaaaataaaaaaaagaaagaaagaaagttgctAGAACTTAtctcaaagagacacacacacacatgctcatctTTTGGAAATGATAGTTTTTCATGTTATAAACGAAAGCTTCTGTAGCTCATGATCATTGCGAACAGAATGCTGccatctaaaataaaatgataggTTGAACTTAATTCAAGTTTGAGAATTTTTCTgtgcaataaaaaatatgaaagatCGACCTGTTGCTCCTGTGATGAAGGTGATGATCTTGCTGGATGCCCTCAGTGACTGCTGTGATTAGTGTTATTACCGTTACAGACAGACGGAGGCATGTGGTCTAATTTAATACAAGAAACAGAGAAAACCACTGGGTAAGAAGTCCAGAGCTTGAAGTGTAAGACCATctacaaagcatttattttattattttattttatgattatgataatattgttaataaatacaaatgtagtaAAATATCAAAGTAAATGTGTAGtcaatgtttattatattattattgcatttgacATTATTAATTACTGAAGGTTGCCTTctttgtaaaataatatgtatatatatatatatatatatatatatatatatatatatacatatatatatatatataaaatatgtgtatatatatgtatatatatatatatatatatatatatatatatatatatatatatatatatatatatatatatatatatatattaaatatgtatatatatatatatatatatatatttatatatatatataatatgtatatatatatatatatatatatataatatgtgtatatatatataatgtgtgtatatatatatatatatatatatatatatatatatatatacgtatatgtatatatatgtatatgtatatatatatatatatatatacgtatacgtatatatatatatatatatatatatatgtatatatatatatatatacgtatacgtatatatatatatatatatatatatatatatgtatatgtataacacatattatatatatatatgtatatatacacatatattatatatatgtatatgtatatatatatatatgtatatgtatatatatatatatatatatatataatatgtgtatatatatatacatacatatatatatatatatatatatatatatatatatatatatatattataaatattatattatatatatatatatatatatatatatacgtatatgtatatacgtatatatatatatatatatatatatatatatatatatatacacatattatatatatatatatatatacacatattatatatatatgtatatatacacatattatatatatatatatatgtatatacatattatatatatgtatatacatattatatatatgtatatacatattatatatatgtatatacatattatatatatgtataataaaatacatatatatataataaaatctaaaatagaaGTGTGTGTGACACAAACTAATTCTCCTGTTTGTTTATTACATCCACTTATGTAGCTTTATGGTTTATTTCATAGCtcatgtgaataaataataaatacataaaatgttttatttttttattttattctatatatatttgtatttttact
It encodes:
- the LOC113112670 gene encoding ralA-binding protein 1-like isoform X1, which encodes MTECFLPPTSSPAEQRRAEHPGGVARTPSSEEISPTKFPGLYRTGDPSPPHDGHHHEPPEVASDDEKEHNKKKNKFKKKEKRTEGYAAFQEDSSADEAESPSKMKRSKGINVFKKPSFSKKKEKDFKVKEKGPKEEKAKDKKSKDLTAADVVKQWKEKKKKKKPSAEPEPVITEAATTFRPIFGAPLAEAVRRTALYDGIQLPAVFRECVDYIESYGMKCEGIYRVSGMKSKVDELKAAYDREECPCLEEYDPHTVASLLKQYLRELPDNLVGKELVQRLEEACGRPSEAEKLQEFQRLLGEVPVGSRLLLAWLITHMDHVIARETDTKMNIQNISIVLNPTVQIGNRVLYVFFTHVRELFGDVVLKPVVHPLRWSNMATMPTLPETQESIKEEIRRQEFLLNRLHRDLQAGVKDLSKEERLWEVQRIVTALKRKLREAKRQECETKIAQEIASLSKEDVSKEEMSENEEEVINLLLAQENEILTEQEELISLEQVLRRQIATEKEEIERLRAEIADIQSRQQGRSETEEYSSDSESESEDEEELQMILEDLQKQNEELENKNTHLNQAIHEEQEAILELRVQLRLLQSHKLQQELTAPPTSEQAPPSQPSPEERSRVDEPIKRTAAVAIETTAATAAVPANGKPGKDVTKPSPSKDKREANQ
- the LOC113112670 gene encoding ralA-binding protein 1-like isoform X2, with amino-acid sequence MKRSKGINVFKKPSFSKKKEKDFKVKEKGPKEEKAKDKKSKDLTAADVVKQWKEKKKKKKPSAEPEPVITEAATTFRPIFGAPLAEAVRRTALYDGIQLPAVFRECVDYIESYGMKCEGIYRVSGMKSKVDELKAAYDREECPCLEEYDPHTVASLLKQYLRELPDNLVGKELVQRLEEACGRPSEAEKLQEFQRLLGEVPVGSRLLLAWLITHMDHVIARETDTKMNIQNISIVLNPTVQIGNRVLYVFFTHVRELFGDVVLKPVVHPLRWSNMATMPTLPETQESIKEEIRRQEFLLNRLHRDLQAGVKDLSKEERLWEVQRIVTALKRKLREAKRQECETKIAQEIASLSKEDVSKEEMSENEEEVINLLLAQENEILTEQEELISLEQVLRRQIATEKEEIERLRAEIADIQSRQQGRSETEEYSSDSESESEDEEELQMILEDLQKQNEELENKNTHLNQAIHEEQEAILELRVQLRLLQSHKLQQELTAPPTSEQAPPSQPSPEERSRVDEPIKRTAAVAIETTAATAAVPANGKPGKDVTKPSPSKDKREANQ